In Plasmodium chabaudi chabaudi strain AS genome assembly, chromosome: 9, the sequence TgtgaaattaaatatttaatattatccTTTATATAAgctataaaatatgctGAACCTTTTATGAATccttcaatttttttattagaaaattttcttttcaaaTTTCGATCAGAATTATCTATAGATATATCAAAGTCTGTAATAACCCAGTGATGATTGCTAAATTGAtaagcatattttatattttttgattcatcccgaaaaatattattaattatatctaAATATTCAGTatgatttttatcatcatgTGAGAATGTTACAATTGGTTGAGCTACCGAAGCATATGCAATTGATTGTGGCCTgctatcattttcatcgtGAAAAATTGAAGCCTTaacatttgaaaaaattgctagtatgaaaaatgatactataatattcatcattttcataaataacCATTTCTAAAAGCACTaagtttaatatatatacctatCTAaagattta encodes:
- a CDS encoding fam-d protein, which encodes MKMMNIIVSFFILAIFSNVKASIFHDENDSRPQSIAYASVAQPIVTFSHDDKNHTEYLDIINNIFRDESKNIKYAYQFSNHHWVITDFDISIDNSDRNLKRKFSNKKIEGFIKGSAYFIAYIKDNIKYLISQHMHKYDFERNYYDDSRKLAKKLKVLIYDEFDHDLKNDIIKYETGPENEKYHKMAKEILEVLVNNSSMNIKGYFIKIREDESYMDLCENDHVYFDIYINKNYENYDCYYKSLKPEVAELVVNLTRKP